One genomic region from Rattus norvegicus strain BN/NHsdMcwi chromosome 10, GRCr8, whole genome shotgun sequence encodes:
- the C10h17orf99 gene encoding protein IL-40 isoform X2 has protein sequence MRCLPLFFSAMLAACVFSEEQTEGITIAYKVLEVYPRSRRVLITCDIREAPRPITYSLIASRGVLVAKKIVRDYTPASFNINITLKSSPDLLTYSCQAASNLGTYGPSSRLQMYSELWTKPVSQLQADFVLRDGDSGPTAELSCLASSGSPPITYRLVGNDGRVLAQQRPLHGKPANFSLPLSETSSGFQCVAENSISVDSSALILLPPEARSELVTTLTGELPLAPTCILAGSLISIVVITSGMLNLTRVPEFNSQQPHGGSQPRVTEPDALF, from the exons ATGAGGTGCCTTCCGCTGTTCTTCTCCGCCATGCTGG CTGCCTGTGTCTTCTCAGAGGAGCAGACAGAAG GCATCACCATTGCCTACAAAGTACTGGAAGTTTATCCCCGAAGTCGGCGAGTGCTTATAACCTGTGACATCCGTGAGGCACCCCGGCCCATCACATACTCTCTCATAGCTAGCCGAGGTGTCCTGGTGGCAAAAAAGATTGTGCGTGACTACACCCCGGCCTCCTTCAACATCAATATCACGCTCAAGTCCAGCCCGGACCTGCTCACCTACTCTTGCCAGGCGGCCTCGAACCTGGGCACCTATGGGCCCAGCAGCAGGCTGCAGATGTACTCTGAACTGTGGACTA AGCCAGTGTCTCAGCTGCAGGCTGACTTCGTCCTACGGGATGGGGATTCAGGTCCCACTGCAGAGCTGTCCTgcctggcatcctcaggcagcccACCCATCACCTACCGCCTGGTGGGGAATGATGGGCGTGTATTGGCACAGCAAAGGCCACTCCACGGAAAGCCTGCCAACTTCTCCCTCCCGCTGTCCGAGACCTCCAGTGGGTTCCAGTGCGTAGCTGAAAACAGTATCAGCGTGGACAGTAGTGCCCTCATCCTGCTGCCCCCAG AGGCCCGATCCGAACTCGTAACCACCCTCACAGGGGAGCTACCCCTGGCACCCACCTGCATTCTGGCTGGCAGCCTCATCTCCATTGTAGTTATTACCTCCGGGATGCTGAACTTGACCAG agttcctgagttcaattcccagcaacctcatggtggctcacaaccacgtgTAAcggaacctgatgccctcttctga
- the C10h17orf99 gene encoding protein IL-40 isoform X5, which translates to MRCLPLFFSAMLAACVFSEEQTEGITIAYKVLEVYPRSRRVLITCDIREAPRPITYSLIASRGVLVAKKIVRDYTPASFNINITLKSSPDLLTYSCQAASNLGTYGPSSRLQMYSELWTKPVSQLQADFVLRDGDSGPTAELSCLASSGSPPITYRLVGNDGRVLAQQRPLHGKPANFSLPLSETSSGFQCVAENSISVDSSALILLPPEARSELVTTLTGELPLAPTCILAGSLISIVVITSGMLNLTRL; encoded by the exons ATGAGGTGCCTTCCGCTGTTCTTCTCCGCCATGCTGG CTGCCTGTGTCTTCTCAGAGGAGCAGACAGAAG GCATCACCATTGCCTACAAAGTACTGGAAGTTTATCCCCGAAGTCGGCGAGTGCTTATAACCTGTGACATCCGTGAGGCACCCCGGCCCATCACATACTCTCTCATAGCTAGCCGAGGTGTCCTGGTGGCAAAAAAGATTGTGCGTGACTACACCCCGGCCTCCTTCAACATCAATATCACGCTCAAGTCCAGCCCGGACCTGCTCACCTACTCTTGCCAGGCGGCCTCGAACCTGGGCACCTATGGGCCCAGCAGCAGGCTGCAGATGTACTCTGAACTGTGGACTA AGCCAGTGTCTCAGCTGCAGGCTGACTTCGTCCTACGGGATGGGGATTCAGGTCCCACTGCAGAGCTGTCCTgcctggcatcctcaggcagcccACCCATCACCTACCGCCTGGTGGGGAATGATGGGCGTGTATTGGCACAGCAAAGGCCACTCCACGGAAAGCCTGCCAACTTCTCCCTCCCGCTGTCCGAGACCTCCAGTGGGTTCCAGTGCGTAGCTGAAAACAGTATCAGCGTGGACAGTAGTGCCCTCATCCTGCTGCCCCCAG AGGCCCGATCCGAACTCGTAACCACCCTCACAGGGGAGCTACCCCTGGCACCCACCTGCATTCTGGCTGGCAGCCTCATCTCCATTGTAGTTATTACCTCCGGGATGCTGAACTTGACCAG GTTGTGA
- the C10h17orf99 gene encoding protein IL-40 isoform X1 codes for MRCLPLFFSAMLAACVFSEEQTEGITIAYKVLEVYPRSRRVLITCDIREAPRPITYSLIASRGVLVAKKIVRDYTPASFNINITLKSSPDLLTYSCQAASNLGTYGPSSRLQMYSELWTKPVSQLQADFVLRDGDSGPTAELSCLASSGSPPITYRLVGNDGRVLAQQRPLHGKPANFSLPLSETSSGFQCVAENSISVDSSALILLPPAEARSELVTTLTGELPLAPTCILAGSLISIVVITSGMLNLTRVPEFNSQQPHGGSQPRVTEPDALF; via the exons ATGAGGTGCCTTCCGCTGTTCTTCTCCGCCATGCTGG CTGCCTGTGTCTTCTCAGAGGAGCAGACAGAAG GCATCACCATTGCCTACAAAGTACTGGAAGTTTATCCCCGAAGTCGGCGAGTGCTTATAACCTGTGACATCCGTGAGGCACCCCGGCCCATCACATACTCTCTCATAGCTAGCCGAGGTGTCCTGGTGGCAAAAAAGATTGTGCGTGACTACACCCCGGCCTCCTTCAACATCAATATCACGCTCAAGTCCAGCCCGGACCTGCTCACCTACTCTTGCCAGGCGGCCTCGAACCTGGGCACCTATGGGCCCAGCAGCAGGCTGCAGATGTACTCTGAACTGTGGACTA AGCCAGTGTCTCAGCTGCAGGCTGACTTCGTCCTACGGGATGGGGATTCAGGTCCCACTGCAGAGCTGTCCTgcctggcatcctcaggcagcccACCCATCACCTACCGCCTGGTGGGGAATGATGGGCGTGTATTGGCACAGCAAAGGCCACTCCACGGAAAGCCTGCCAACTTCTCCCTCCCGCTGTCCGAGACCTCCAGTGGGTTCCAGTGCGTAGCTGAAAACAGTATCAGCGTGGACAGTAGTGCCCTCATCCTGCTGCCCCCAG CAGAGGCCCGATCCGAACTCGTAACCACCCTCACAGGGGAGCTACCCCTGGCACCCACCTGCATTCTGGCTGGCAGCCTCATCTCCATTGTAGTTATTACCTCCGGGATGCTGAACTTGACCAG agttcctgagttcaattcccagcaacctcatggtggctcacaaccacgtgTAAcggaacctgatgccctcttctga
- the C10h17orf99 gene encoding protein IL-40 isoform X4, whose product MRCLPLFFSAMLAACVFSEEQTEGITIAYKVLEVYPRSRRVLITCDIREAPRPITYSLIASRGVLVAKKIVRDYTPASFNINITLKSSPDLLTYSCQAASNLGTYGPSSRLQMYSELWTKPVSQLQADFVLRDGDSGPTAELSCLASSGSPPITYRLVGNDGRVLAQQRPLHGKPANFSLPLSETSSGFQCVAENSISVDSSALILLPPAEARSELVTTLTGELPLAPTCILAGSLISIVVITSGMLNLTRL is encoded by the exons ATGAGGTGCCTTCCGCTGTTCTTCTCCGCCATGCTGG CTGCCTGTGTCTTCTCAGAGGAGCAGACAGAAG GCATCACCATTGCCTACAAAGTACTGGAAGTTTATCCCCGAAGTCGGCGAGTGCTTATAACCTGTGACATCCGTGAGGCACCCCGGCCCATCACATACTCTCTCATAGCTAGCCGAGGTGTCCTGGTGGCAAAAAAGATTGTGCGTGACTACACCCCGGCCTCCTTCAACATCAATATCACGCTCAAGTCCAGCCCGGACCTGCTCACCTACTCTTGCCAGGCGGCCTCGAACCTGGGCACCTATGGGCCCAGCAGCAGGCTGCAGATGTACTCTGAACTGTGGACTA AGCCAGTGTCTCAGCTGCAGGCTGACTTCGTCCTACGGGATGGGGATTCAGGTCCCACTGCAGAGCTGTCCTgcctggcatcctcaggcagcccACCCATCACCTACCGCCTGGTGGGGAATGATGGGCGTGTATTGGCACAGCAAAGGCCACTCCACGGAAAGCCTGCCAACTTCTCCCTCCCGCTGTCCGAGACCTCCAGTGGGTTCCAGTGCGTAGCTGAAAACAGTATCAGCGTGGACAGTAGTGCCCTCATCCTGCTGCCCCCAG CAGAGGCCCGATCCGAACTCGTAACCACCCTCACAGGGGAGCTACCCCTGGCACCCACCTGCATTCTGGCTGGCAGCCTCATCTCCATTGTAGTTATTACCTCCGGGATGCTGAACTTGACCAG GTTGTGA
- the C10h17orf99 gene encoding protein IL-40 isoform X8, with protein sequence MRCLPLFFSAMLAACVFSEEQTEGITIAYKVLEVYPRSRRVLITCDIREAPRPITYSLIASRGVLVAKKIVRDYTPASFNINITLKSSPDLLTYSCQAASNLGTYGPSSRLQMYSELWTNGCEPPCGCWDLNSGPLEEQCGALNH encoded by the exons ATGAGGTGCCTTCCGCTGTTCTTCTCCGCCATGCTGG CTGCCTGTGTCTTCTCAGAGGAGCAGACAGAAG GCATCACCATTGCCTACAAAGTACTGGAAGTTTATCCCCGAAGTCGGCGAGTGCTTATAACCTGTGACATCCGTGAGGCACCCCGGCCCATCACATACTCTCTCATAGCTAGCCGAGGTGTCCTGGTGGCAAAAAAGATTGTGCGTGACTACACCCCGGCCTCCTTCAACATCAATATCACGCTCAAGTCCAGCCCGGACCTGCTCACCTACTCTTGCCAGGCGGCCTCGAACCTGGGCACCTATGGGCCCAGCAGCAGGCTGCAGATGTACTCTGAACTGTGGACTA atggctgtgagccaccatgtggttgctgggatttgaactcaggacctctagaagagcaatgtggtgctcttaaccactga
- the C10h17orf99 gene encoding protein IL-40 isoform X6, with protein MRCLPLFFSAMLAACVFSEEQTEEPVSQLQADFVLRDGDSGPTAELSCLASSGSPPITYRLVGNDGRVLAQQRPLHGKPANFSLPLSETSSGFQCVAENSISVDSSALILLPPAEARSELVTTLTGELPLAPTCILAGSLISIVVITSGMLNLTRVPEFNSQQPHGGSQPRVTEPDALF; from the exons ATGAGGTGCCTTCCGCTGTTCTTCTCCGCCATGCTGG CTGCCTGTGTCTTCTCAGAGGAGCAGACAGAAG AGCCAGTGTCTCAGCTGCAGGCTGACTTCGTCCTACGGGATGGGGATTCAGGTCCCACTGCAGAGCTGTCCTgcctggcatcctcaggcagcccACCCATCACCTACCGCCTGGTGGGGAATGATGGGCGTGTATTGGCACAGCAAAGGCCACTCCACGGAAAGCCTGCCAACTTCTCCCTCCCGCTGTCCGAGACCTCCAGTGGGTTCCAGTGCGTAGCTGAAAACAGTATCAGCGTGGACAGTAGTGCCCTCATCCTGCTGCCCCCAG CAGAGGCCCGATCCGAACTCGTAACCACCCTCACAGGGGAGCTACCCCTGGCACCCACCTGCATTCTGGCTGGCAGCCTCATCTCCATTGTAGTTATTACCTCCGGGATGCTGAACTTGACCAG agttcctgagttcaattcccagcaacctcatggtggctcacaaccacgtgTAAcggaacctgatgccctcttctga
- the C10h17orf99 gene encoding protein IL-40 isoform X3, with translation MLAACVFSEEQTEGITIAYKVLEVYPRSRRVLITCDIREAPRPITYSLIASRGVLVAKKIVRDYTPASFNINITLKSSPDLLTYSCQAASNLGTYGPSSRLQMYSELWTKPVSQLQADFVLRDGDSGPTAELSCLASSGSPPITYRLVGNDGRVLAQQRPLHGKPANFSLPLSETSSGFQCVAENSISVDSSALILLPPAEARSELVTTLTGELPLAPTCILAGSLISIVVITSGMLNLTRVPEFNSQQPHGGSQPRVTEPDALF, from the exons ATGCTGG CTGCCTGTGTCTTCTCAGAGGAGCAGACAGAAG GCATCACCATTGCCTACAAAGTACTGGAAGTTTATCCCCGAAGTCGGCGAGTGCTTATAACCTGTGACATCCGTGAGGCACCCCGGCCCATCACATACTCTCTCATAGCTAGCCGAGGTGTCCTGGTGGCAAAAAAGATTGTGCGTGACTACACCCCGGCCTCCTTCAACATCAATATCACGCTCAAGTCCAGCCCGGACCTGCTCACCTACTCTTGCCAGGCGGCCTCGAACCTGGGCACCTATGGGCCCAGCAGCAGGCTGCAGATGTACTCTGAACTGTGGACTA AGCCAGTGTCTCAGCTGCAGGCTGACTTCGTCCTACGGGATGGGGATTCAGGTCCCACTGCAGAGCTGTCCTgcctggcatcctcaggcagcccACCCATCACCTACCGCCTGGTGGGGAATGATGGGCGTGTATTGGCACAGCAAAGGCCACTCCACGGAAAGCCTGCCAACTTCTCCCTCCCGCTGTCCGAGACCTCCAGTGGGTTCCAGTGCGTAGCTGAAAACAGTATCAGCGTGGACAGTAGTGCCCTCATCCTGCTGCCCCCAG CAGAGGCCCGATCCGAACTCGTAACCACCCTCACAGGGGAGCTACCCCTGGCACCCACCTGCATTCTGGCTGGCAGCCTCATCTCCATTGTAGTTATTACCTCCGGGATGCTGAACTTGACCAG agttcctgagttcaattcccagcaacctcatggtggctcacaaccacgtgTAAcggaacctgatgccctcttctga
- the C10h17orf99 gene encoding protein IL-40 isoform X7 produces the protein MLPSSTPSEPVSQLQADFVLRDGDSGPTAELSCLASSGSPPITYRLVGNDGRVLAQQRPLHGKPANFSLPLSETSSGFQCVAENSISVDSSALILLPPAEARSELVTTLTGELPLAPTCILAGSLISIVVITSGMLNLTRVPEFNSQQPHGGSQPRVTEPDALF, from the exons ATGCTACCCTCTTCCACCCCGTCAGAGCCAGTGTCTCAGCTGCAGGCTGACTTCGTCCTACGGGATGGGGATTCAGGTCCCACTGCAGAGCTGTCCTgcctggcatcctcaggcagcccACCCATCACCTACCGCCTGGTGGGGAATGATGGGCGTGTATTGGCACAGCAAAGGCCACTCCACGGAAAGCCTGCCAACTTCTCCCTCCCGCTGTCCGAGACCTCCAGTGGGTTCCAGTGCGTAGCTGAAAACAGTATCAGCGTGGACAGTAGTGCCCTCATCCTGCTGCCCCCAG CAGAGGCCCGATCCGAACTCGTAACCACCCTCACAGGGGAGCTACCCCTGGCACCCACCTGCATTCTGGCTGGCAGCCTCATCTCCATTGTAGTTATTACCTCCGGGATGCTGAACTTGACCAG agttcctgagttcaattcccagcaacctcatggtggctcacaaccacgtgTAAcggaacctgatgccctcttctga